The Miscanthus floridulus cultivar M001 chromosome 6, ASM1932011v1, whole genome shotgun sequence genomic interval aaaaatacgatttataagccaaacgaatagGATGAGAGAACCAGAATTTCAATCATGTTTTATTCTCTTTGTACTAAAATACTTCTTGCGAGAGAGAATCAAGTGAGGCCAAAAAACGATCCTTACTTGAGTATCAAGACTAAGTAATTATCTTGCGACGAAAGGTACGGTGGTAACCTGCGAGCAGATTGCGCATGCGTGTAATTGCTAACAGTAACTTTTAGGGAATGATGGACTTGAACAGCAAGTTAGAGCAGAAATAATACTCTCCTAACCGAGAATTCTCTTTATTTTGAAAAGGCCCCATGTAATATAAATATAAAAAGTACTATTGGTGTTCACATAGGGCCTGGATCATaggattttaaaatttgaattaacATGCACGGGCAAGTAAATTAAGTCATAGGCATGCATCATCTACAAAATCATGCACATTAGCTGAATAGAAAAACCTAGAGTGCCCTACAAAATCATGCACATCCTTTTCATCCCCACCACAAAACGGCAAGCaacaagaaaaaaagaaaatcccCCACTACCCCTTAAATCCCCGGAAAATGCAGATTTAGCTGAGCGCAGGTAATAAACAACCAAAAGAGTCTCAAGACTCCAAGAAAACCCCCGTCTCTCTGGTCTGTATAAAAGGGCGGCGCCACAGAACTTGTCTCCCAAACAAGCGAAGCCCATCATCCTCCGATCCCCAAGCAGAATTAAACCTCACCTAACCCCCTCCCCGCCTCCCATGGCCGACCACCACCCCATCGCCGGCGAGCACCCCCACCCATCGCCCGCGAGCTCGGCCGCCACGGCGCTGGgcccgctgctgctgctcccgtCGGAGCTCCTCCACGAGATCCTGCTCCGCCTCGCCGTCCCGGAGCTCCTCCGCGTGCGCTCCGTGGCGCGCCCGCTCTCCGGCCTCATCTCCTCCCCGGACTTCCGACGCCTCTACCACCTCTCCTCGGCGTCCTCCGGTGGCGGCGGCCCGGCCGCCGCGTGGCTGCTCCTCTTCAAGAAGCTCCCGCCCCGCGACGCCGCCATCAGGGGCTTCCACGGGCCCTCGGGCCGATGGTTCCGCATCCCCGTCTCGGCCATCCTCGCCCCCGCCGTGCCACCGGGCGAGGACCTCTACTTCCTGGCCGCGTCCGCCAGCTCCTTCCTGTTCGCCGCCAACGGCAGCCGCGAGCTCGTGGTCGTCGACCTCACCgcgcgcgccgcgcgccgcctCCCGCCGTCCCCGCTCGGCCCCCGCGGCACCTCCTCCTGGCGTCGCTTCGGCCTCAAGCTCGTCGCCGATCCCCCCGGATCGAACCGGTTTAGGTACCCGTCCTTTTCTTACGGAGAGGGTCTTTCTTACTCTTACGGAAGAAAATAGAAAAACTTGCAAGCACCACTAACCTCCTCCCTCTCGGTTCCCAGTTTTACCTTTACCACGCGGGGATTCTCAATTATTCCTCGTCACTACTAAACGGCACATATAGTACGAGTAATTAGCAGTGCCCAAGCAACAGTTAACCCGCAGTAAAATTCGATCTGACGTCAGTGTAAAAATGGTTGCTTTTCCCTGCAAGGTTTCTGTTTGCCGAGCTGGTGAACAACACGCCATTCCTCTTCGAGTACCGGTCCGAGACCGACACGTGGcaggagtcggaggcggtcctggCCGAGGAGGGGGCAGAGCCGGCGGCCGCCCCAGACGGAGACGGCACCTACCTCTGCGCGGCGCACGCCGGGCCGGACTGCGTGATGGTGTACGCCGGCCCGCGTGCGGACGACCGCCCGGTCTTCTTCCGCCCCCGGTTcccgaacgccgccgccgcgggaCACGGCGGGGACCGGCTGCACGTGTACGGCGACGGGAGCGCGGCCGTGGTGCGGTCGGCGGCGATCGACGACCCGACGAGCCGCACCCGGGTCAAGGTGGTGACGGGCGTGGACCTGTACGGGTTCGGGGCCGGCGGGTCCGTGGGCGGCGACTGGGAGCTGGTGGCCAGCGTGCCGGGCGACCTGGTGGAGGGGTTCCGGAAGCCGTACGCCGTCATGACGGGGCTGCTGGCGGAGCGGGAGGGCGTGGTCCGTCTTGTGCTCATCTCCAACTGCCGGGGCGCGTGGGACCTGGTGTGGCTGTCGTACGACCGCGCGCGCCGCGAGTGGCGGTGGGTGCCCGTGCCGGACTGGGGCAGCAGCAAGGGGCTCAACATGGCCGG includes:
- the LOC136456302 gene encoding uncharacterized protein, with translation MADHHPIAGEHPHPSPASSAATALGPLLLLPSELLHEILLRLAVPELLRVRSVARPLSGLISSPDFRRLYHLSSASSGGGGPAAAWLLLFKKLPPRDAAIRGFHGPSGRWFRIPVSAILAPAVPPGEDLYFLAASASSFLFAANGSRELVVVDLTARAARRLPPSPLGPRGTSSWRRFGLKLVADPPGSNRFRFLFAELVNNTPFLFEYRSETDTWQESEAVLAEEGAEPAAAPDGDGTYLCAAHAGPDCVMVYAGPRADDRPVFFRPRFPNAAAAGHGGDRLHVYGDGSAAVVRSAAIDDPTSRTRVKVVTGVDLYGFGAGGSVGGDWELVASVPGDLVEGFRKPYAVMTGLLAEREGVVRLVLISNCRGAWDLVWLSYDRARREWRWVPVPDWGSSKGLNMAGIAVSSTFSRLWPLAAPASSSSSSSHQ